A single genomic interval of Saccharothrix saharensis harbors:
- a CDS encoding bifunctional metallophosphatase/5'-nucleotidase: MTSFRRTAQRSAALAVTAAAALAVTLVQNPAMADKDNRPARTVDVRLIGINDLHGNIEPPTGSSGRVTLADGSQVEAGGAAYNATHIRALQAEVRNSVIVGQGDLIGASPIVSALFHDEPTIEVLNRVGMDTTAAGNHEFDEGYRELLRMQRGGCHPTDGCQFREDYEGADFPILGANVTLAANDRPALPPFWVEFRDGVPIGFIGMPLKDVPILVDPNGIKELEFGDEIAAANRYADLLNWLGVKSIVLLVHQGDNTAGGGPDDCRTVAGGPGRKIAEQVSPKIDAVFSGHSHQHYNCTVTDPAGNPRPFIEGLAFGRELSVVDLKIDKRTREVIRSATVARNHVVTKNVTPDPEVQAIIDLAKSKSGPIANRQVGTIAQDVLRAQNPAGESALGNLIADSQLAATAGNGAVLALMNPGGVRADLTHASSPAGEGNGVVTYGEAFTVQPFGNILQTVTLTGTQIKAALEQQWQVVNNQPRQIILQPSAGLTYSWSASAPIGSKVSGIVLNGAPLDPNANYRVTINSFLQGGGDGFSAFTGGTEITGGGIDLDAFTAYLAAHPNTAPPALGRITTTP, from the coding sequence ATGACCTCGTTCAGACGCACCGCGCAGCGCTCCGCCGCGCTCGCGGTCACCGCGGCGGCGGCGCTGGCGGTCACGCTGGTGCAGAACCCGGCGATGGCCGACAAGGACAACCGCCCGGCGCGCACCGTCGACGTCCGCCTGATCGGCATCAACGACCTCCACGGCAACATCGAGCCGCCCACGGGCTCCTCCGGCCGCGTCACGCTGGCCGACGGCTCGCAGGTCGAAGCGGGCGGCGCGGCGTACAACGCCACCCACATCCGCGCCCTGCAGGCCGAGGTGCGCAACTCGGTCATCGTCGGCCAGGGCGACCTGATCGGCGCGTCCCCGATCGTGTCCGCGCTGTTCCACGACGAGCCGACGATCGAGGTTCTCAACCGGGTCGGCATGGACACCACGGCCGCGGGCAACCACGAGTTCGACGAGGGCTACCGGGAGCTGCTGCGCATGCAGCGCGGCGGCTGCCACCCGACCGACGGCTGCCAGTTCCGCGAGGACTACGAGGGCGCGGACTTCCCGATCCTCGGCGCGAACGTCACCCTCGCCGCGAACGACCGGCCGGCGCTGCCGCCGTTCTGGGTGGAGTTCCGCGACGGCGTCCCGATCGGGTTCATCGGCATGCCCCTGAAGGACGTGCCGATCCTGGTCGACCCGAACGGCATCAAGGAGCTGGAGTTCGGCGACGAGATCGCCGCCGCGAACCGGTACGCCGACCTGCTCAACTGGCTCGGCGTGAAGTCGATCGTGCTGCTGGTCCACCAGGGCGACAACACCGCCGGCGGCGGCCCGGACGACTGCCGCACGGTCGCGGGCGGCCCCGGCCGCAAGATCGCCGAGCAGGTCAGCCCGAAGATCGACGCGGTGTTCTCCGGCCACAGCCACCAGCACTACAACTGCACGGTCACCGACCCGGCGGGCAACCCCCGGCCGTTCATCGAGGGCCTGGCGTTCGGTCGCGAGCTGTCCGTGGTCGACCTCAAGATCGACAAGCGGACCCGCGAGGTCATCCGCTCGGCCACGGTCGCGCGCAACCACGTGGTCACCAAGAACGTCACCCCGGACCCGGAGGTCCAGGCGATCATCGACCTGGCCAAGTCGAAGTCGGGCCCGATCGCGAACCGCCAGGTCGGCACCATCGCGCAGGACGTCCTGCGGGCGCAGAACCCGGCGGGCGAGTCCGCGCTGGGCAACCTGATCGCCGACTCGCAGCTCGCCGCCACCGCCGGCAACGGCGCGGTGCTGGCGCTGATGAACCCGGGCGGCGTGCGCGCCGACCTCACCCACGCCTCCTCGCCCGCGGGTGAGGGCAACGGCGTGGTGACCTACGGCGAGGCGTTCACCGTGCAGCCGTTCGGCAACATCCTGCAGACGGTCACGTTGACCGGCACGCAGATCAAGGCGGCGCTGGAGCAGCAGTGGCAGGTGGTCAACAACCAGCCGAGGCAGATCATCCTCCAGCCGTCGGCCGGCCTGACCTACTCGTGGTCGGCGTCCGCGCCGATCGGCTCGAAGGTCTCGGGCATCGTCCTCAATGGCGCGCCGTTGGACCCGAACGCGAACTACCGCGTGACGATCAACAGCTTCCTGCAGGGCGGTGGTGACGGCTTCAGCGCGTTCACCGGTGGCACGGAGATCACCGGCGGCGGCATCGACCTCGACGCCTTCACCGCCTACCTGGCCGCCCACCCGAACACCGCGCCGCCGGCGCTCGGCCGCATCACCACGACCCCGTGA
- a CDS encoding MarR family winged helix-turn-helix transcriptional regulator: MTEQEPRWLDDGEMRAWRNYVVGASMLADRLHRELQDGHGVSLADYEVLVRLSEQPGRRMRMSQLADEVASSKSRVSHQVARMEREGLLRREECREDGRGVFAELTDQGMALLETSAPTHVEGVREHMIDLLSRDEQEVVARVFDRVITHLRELDG, from the coding sequence GTGACTGAGCAGGAGCCGCGTTGGCTCGACGATGGGGAGATGCGCGCCTGGCGCAACTACGTGGTCGGGGCGTCGATGCTCGCCGACCGGCTGCACCGGGAGCTGCAGGACGGGCACGGCGTGTCGTTGGCCGACTACGAGGTGCTCGTGCGGCTGTCGGAGCAGCCGGGGCGGCGGATGCGGATGTCGCAGCTCGCCGACGAGGTGGCGTCGTCCAAGAGCCGGGTGTCGCACCAGGTGGCGCGGATGGAGCGGGAGGGCCTGCTGCGCCGCGAGGAGTGCCGGGAGGACGGCCGCGGCGTGTTCGCCGAGCTGACCGACCAGGGCATGGCCCTGCTGGAGACGTCCGCGCCGACCCACGTCGAGGGCGTGCGCGAGCACATGATCGACCTGCTGTCGCGGGACGAGCAGGAGGTCGTGGCCAGGGTGTTCGACCGGGTCATCACGCACCTGCGCGAGCTGGACGGGTAA
- a CDS encoding bacterial proteasome activator family protein — translation MSEAPRGDQVENERHVVVVGPDGTPVGAARVPAGDDAGGQDVTDLVEQPAKVMRIGTMIKQLLEEVRAAPLDEASRNRLKEIHKRSIDELEDGLAPELRDELERLSLPFTEEGTPSDAELRIAQAQLVGWLEGLFHGIQTALFAQQMAARVQLEQMRGRALPAGTGAGDGSETPHIRGTGQYL, via the coding sequence ATGAGCGAGGCACCCCGAGGTGATCAGGTGGAGAACGAGCGGCACGTGGTCGTGGTCGGCCCGGACGGCACCCCGGTGGGTGCCGCCAGGGTGCCGGCCGGCGACGACGCGGGCGGCCAGGACGTGACCGACCTGGTCGAGCAGCCGGCGAAGGTCATGCGCATCGGCACGATGATCAAGCAGCTGCTGGAGGAGGTGCGGGCGGCGCCCCTCGACGAGGCCAGCCGCAACCGGCTCAAGGAGATCCACAAGCGGTCGATCGACGAGCTGGAGGACGGCCTCGCGCCGGAGCTGCGCGACGAGCTGGAGCGGCTGTCCCTGCCGTTCACCGAGGAGGGCACCCCCTCCGACGCGGAGCTGCGGATCGCCCAGGCGCAGCTCGTGGGCTGGCTGGAGGGCCTGTTCCACGGCATCCAGACGGCCCTGTTCGCCCAGCAGATGGCGGCACGCGTCCAGCTCGAGCAGATGCGCGGCCGCGCGCTGCCCGCCGGCACGGGCGCCGGTGACGGCTCCGAGACGCCCCACATCCGGGGCACCGGTCAGTACCTCTGA
- a CDS encoding M28 family metallopeptidase — MSGRTGIRRAAILAASASLALVAVPAVNVASASTLDGPKLARNLTKNVTADGVNRHLIAFQRIADRNDGNRAAGTSGYDASVEYVAGKLRGAGFDVTTPEFTYPVQITDAAIAKVGTTTYENIPLEFSPQTPVGGVTGPLRVVPEDTTPGCEASDFAGQDFTGGIALIRRGSCTFDVKHRNAAAAGAIAVIISNNREGTLAGVTLGAPGVVPTGGVTQADGDALAQLGGQSVTVDLRYHEEDRVSRNVIAQTKTGRKDNVVMAGAHLDSVENGAGINDNGTGSAGLLETALKLGGSPKVNNAVRFGWWGAEELGLVGSTKYVQSLTFEQQLDIALYLNFDMIGSPNAAYFVYDGDDSDAVGAGAGPYGSGQIEQAFVEYLTVEKGVQTEGTDFTGRSDYGEFILQGIPAGGLFTGAEGIKTEAQAAKWGGTAGVAYDPNYHGSGDNLGNVDRVALDRNADALAWVTASYAISTESVNGVPARTERASARAASMRSMHVEAHHHSHADVA, encoded by the coding sequence ATGTCAGGTAGAACCGGGATCCGACGCGCGGCGATCCTCGCGGCGTCCGCATCCCTCGCACTGGTCGCCGTTCCGGCCGTCAACGTCGCGTCGGCCTCGACGCTCGACGGGCCGAAGCTGGCCAGGAACCTCACCAAGAACGTCACCGCGGACGGGGTGAACCGCCACCTGATCGCCTTCCAGCGCATCGCCGACCGCAACGACGGCAACCGCGCCGCGGGCACGTCCGGCTACGACGCCAGCGTGGAGTACGTGGCGGGCAAGCTGCGCGGCGCGGGCTTCGACGTCACCACGCCGGAGTTCACCTACCCGGTGCAGATCACCGACGCGGCGATCGCCAAGGTCGGCACGACCACCTACGAGAACATCCCGCTGGAGTTCTCGCCGCAGACGCCGGTCGGCGGCGTCACCGGCCCGCTGCGCGTCGTGCCCGAGGACACGACCCCGGGCTGCGAGGCGTCCGACTTCGCCGGGCAGGACTTCACCGGCGGCATCGCGCTGATCCGCCGCGGCTCCTGCACGTTCGACGTCAAGCACCGCAACGCGGCCGCCGCGGGCGCCATCGCGGTGATCATCTCCAACAACCGCGAGGGCACCCTGGCGGGCGTCACGCTCGGCGCGCCGGGCGTCGTGCCGACCGGTGGCGTGACCCAGGCGGACGGCGACGCGCTGGCCCAGCTCGGCGGCCAGTCCGTCACCGTGGACCTGCGCTACCACGAGGAGGACCGCGTCTCGCGCAACGTGATCGCGCAGACGAAGACCGGTCGCAAGGACAACGTCGTGATGGCGGGCGCGCACCTCGACAGCGTCGAGAACGGCGCGGGCATCAACGACAACGGCACCGGTTCGGCCGGCCTGCTGGAGACCGCGCTGAAGCTGGGCGGCTCGCCGAAGGTCAACAACGCGGTGCGGTTCGGCTGGTGGGGCGCCGAGGAGCTCGGCCTGGTCGGCTCGACGAAGTACGTGCAGTCGCTGACGTTCGAGCAGCAGTTGGACATCGCGCTGTACCTGAACTTCGACATGATCGGCTCGCCCAACGCGGCGTACTTCGTCTACGACGGCGACGACTCCGACGCGGTCGGCGCGGGTGCCGGCCCGTACGGCTCCGGCCAGATCGAGCAGGCGTTCGTCGAGTACCTGACGGTGGAGAAGGGCGTGCAGACCGAGGGCACCGACTTCACGGGCCGCTCGGACTACGGCGAGTTCATCCTCCAGGGCATTCCGGCCGGTGGTCTGTTCACCGGCGCGGAGGGCATCAAGACCGAGGCGCAGGCGGCGAAGTGGGGCGGCACGGCGGGTGTCGCCTACGACCCCAACTACCACGGCTCCGGTGACAACCTGGGCAACGTCGACCGCGTCGCCCTGGACCGCAACGCCGACGCGTTGGCCTGGGTGACGGCGTCGTACGCGATCAGCACGGAAAGCGTGAACGGCGTGCCGGCGCGGACCGAGCGCGCTTCGGCGCGGGCGGCTTCGATGCGTTCGATGCACGTCGAGGCGCACCACCACTCGCACGCCGACGTGGCGTAA
- a CDS encoding GNAT family N-acetyltransferase — MDHWPLHDLVLRTPRLDLRPDDDAGLAELADVALDGVHPPDRMPFGVEWTDAPRDRLGRNTLQHFWQVRSTLSPRRWTVNFIVRVDGRVVGMQSLGADDFPVLREVVSGSWLGLRHQGRGIGTEMRAAVLLFAFDHLGAVAARSSAFGDNLASHGVSRKLGYRPDGTFQQVRRGEPAEQTRLLVTPGTLRRPEWELGVSGVTRCLPLLTAREPTE, encoded by the coding sequence ATGGACCACTGGCCGCTCCACGACCTGGTGCTGCGCACGCCGCGCCTCGACCTGCGCCCCGACGACGACGCGGGCCTGGCCGAACTGGCGGACGTGGCGCTCGACGGCGTCCACCCGCCCGACCGGATGCCGTTCGGGGTGGAGTGGACCGACGCGCCGCGCGACCGGTTGGGCCGCAACACGCTCCAGCACTTCTGGCAGGTGCGTTCGACCTTGTCGCCGCGGCGGTGGACGGTGAACTTCATCGTGCGCGTCGACGGCCGCGTGGTCGGCATGCAGTCGCTGGGCGCCGACGACTTCCCCGTGCTGCGGGAGGTGGTCAGCGGGTCGTGGCTCGGGCTGCGGCACCAGGGCCGGGGGATCGGCACGGAGATGCGGGCGGCCGTCCTGCTGTTCGCGTTCGACCACCTCGGCGCGGTGGCGGCGCGGTCGAGCGCGTTCGGCGACAACCTCGCCTCGCACGGCGTGAGCCGCAAGCTCGGCTACCGGCCGGACGGCACGTTCCAGCAGGTCAGAAGGGGTGAACCGGCCGAGCAGACCCGGCTTCTGGTGACGCCGGGGACGCTGCGCCGGCCGGAGTGGGAGCTGGGGGTGAGCGGTGTCACACGGTGCTTGCCCCTGCTCACAGCGCGAGAACCCACCGAGTGA
- a CDS encoding class I SAM-dependent methyltransferase: protein MSSGGWVDDLLSRELADLAALHRLAPLMSEYLPNTAHELRPAALAAVVDEVLLGSRTVLVECGCGASSVVLARLLARRGFGHLLSVEHDERTAAFVASQLRREGLGHVARVVHAPLTPHPAALGNAQWYHPQLVHDEVSAYVERYGLVDLLLVDGPLLGDARYPALPVLRGVLAPGAAVLVDDAERPGEQTVLVRWAEEFALRFRTTPRTFLATATALE from the coding sequence GTGAGTTCGGGGGGTTGGGTGGACGACCTGCTGTCACGGGAGCTCGCCGACCTCGCCGCACTGCACCGGCTGGCGCCCCTGATGTCGGAGTACCTGCCCAACACGGCCCACGAGCTGCGCCCCGCCGCGCTGGCGGCGGTGGTGGACGAGGTGCTGCTGGGTTCGCGGACGGTGCTGGTCGAGTGCGGGTGCGGCGCGTCGTCGGTCGTGCTGGCGCGGTTGCTGGCCCGGCGCGGGTTCGGGCACCTGCTGTCCGTCGAGCACGACGAGCGCACGGCGGCTTTCGTGGCCAGCCAGCTGCGGCGGGAGGGCTTGGGGCACGTGGCGCGGGTCGTGCACGCGCCCCTGACGCCCCATCCCGCGGCGCTCGGGAACGCGCAGTGGTACCACCCCCAGCTCGTGCACGACGAGGTGTCGGCGTACGTGGAGCGGTACGGGTTGGTGGACCTGCTGCTGGTGGACGGTCCGTTGCTGGGGGACGCGCGGTACCCGGCGCTGCCCGTGCTGCGGGGCGTGCTCGCGCCCGGCGCGGCGGTGTTGGTCGACGACGCCGAACGGCCCGGTGAGCAGACCGTGCTGGTGCGGTGGGCGGAGGAGTTCGCGTTGCGCTTCCGGACGACGCCTCGGACGTTCCTGGCCACGGCGACGGCGTTGGAGTAG
- a CDS encoding ABC transporter permease yields MQPTETVDRPPAPVESNSRTFQRAFGDVREAWQHRELWGHLGWQDIKQRYRRSVIGPLWITISMGTTALALGLLYSALFGQEINTFLPYVTAGFVIWNFIVGCVTEGTDVFIANEGLIKHLPAPITVHVLRLVWRQVLFFVHNLVVYLIVLAIFFPDLTEPYHMAGETQGHPGVSWAILLAIPAFALVAVNAVWVALLFGIISTRFRDIPPVVHSFINLVFFMTPIVWHTGVLEKVGAGGDWRMLIAELNPLYHFLEIVRAPLLGHEQSWHHWVVVGAFTVVGWTVALVALRNYRARVSYWV; encoded by the coding sequence GTGCAGCCCACCGAGACGGTCGACCGACCCCCAGCTCCCGTCGAGTCCAACTCCCGCACGTTCCAGCGCGCCTTCGGCGACGTGCGCGAGGCGTGGCAGCACCGGGAGCTGTGGGGGCACCTCGGTTGGCAGGACATCAAGCAGCGCTACCGCCGGTCGGTCATCGGCCCGCTGTGGATCACCATCTCCATGGGCACCACGGCGCTCGCGCTGGGCCTGCTGTACTCGGCGCTGTTCGGCCAGGAGATCAACACGTTCCTGCCGTACGTGACGGCCGGCTTCGTGATCTGGAACTTCATCGTCGGCTGCGTCACCGAGGGCACCGACGTGTTCATCGCCAACGAGGGGCTGATCAAGCACCTGCCGGCGCCGATCACCGTGCACGTGCTGCGGCTGGTGTGGCGGCAGGTGCTGTTCTTCGTGCACAACCTCGTGGTCTACCTGATCGTGCTGGCGATCTTCTTCCCGGACCTCACCGAGCCGTACCACATGGCGGGCGAAACGCAGGGGCACCCCGGCGTCAGCTGGGCGATCCTGCTGGCCATCCCCGCGTTCGCGCTGGTGGCGGTCAACGCGGTGTGGGTCGCCCTGCTGTTCGGCATCATCAGCACCCGGTTCCGCGACATCCCCCCGGTCGTGCACAGCTTCATCAACCTGGTGTTCTTCATGACACCGATCGTGTGGCACACGGGTGTGCTCGAGAAGGTCGGCGCGGGCGGTGACTGGCGCATGCTGATCGCGGAGCTCAACCCGCTCTACCACTTCCTGGAGATCGTGCGCGCCCCGCTGCTCGGCCACGAGCAGAGCTGGCACCACTGGGTCGTCGTCGGCGCGTTCACCGTCGTCGGCTGGACGGTGGCGCTCGTGGCGCTGCGCAACTACCGTGCCCGCGTCTCCTACTGGGTCTGA
- a CDS encoding SdrD B-like domain-containing protein: MSMSVRPAARRLLALGAAVALAATLSATARAQDAGSAAEVTTTDAPATTTTTTTEAPVTTTTGASTTATSESAAAQAAKLAISAAVVGGPFLVGERVPVEVTITNTGDADATTVKAGEYTLSGSYFSIDSAEWGDLHTWQGKGITVPAGESVTVTVHGEAQRWTGAVPVARFHLQLVNGWADSFDLTIPLVDPASATDDAAGLVYGDRNANGAPDAGEGIAGVNVNVYASGGEVLRTRTDAEGRFRFAGLPVSTYTLSIYEAPDGWVVEGGNTELTVDGSGSAANLVLRAVRPLSDRLTAAMRFTQDTYRVGDQAEVEVTLTNRGTEDVTGIKAGCDRSGGEGPELRDVDLGDMAWNASGVTVPAGETRTFTFTGSISEETAEHGAVSWPCDFGPGDGGPWGYPSANAWARVVGAGPGDSAMHFFHDRNDDYTSQPGEQVGDLVVGLADAISGKLVAKARTDADGRLKFVDIPAGPYEVRVYGAWKHYSNWPFVIYVGTCRHCQSELAVRVVPSDVVTPEEVAPGEPGTGGGVPTTTTAPAAAGAAGGGGLADTGASVLGLAGLGALALLGGLGAVLWSRRRTAG; the protein is encoded by the coding sequence ATGTCCATGTCCGTGCGCCCTGCCGCGCGAAGATTGCTCGCCCTCGGCGCGGCCGTGGCGCTCGCCGCCACGCTGTCCGCGACGGCGCGAGCCCAGGACGCCGGGTCCGCGGCGGAGGTGACGACCACCGACGCGCCGGCGACCACCACCACCACCACCACCGAGGCTCCGGTCACGACGACGACCGGCGCGTCCACCACCGCGACGTCGGAGTCGGCCGCCGCGCAGGCCGCCAAGCTCGCCATCTCCGCCGCGGTCGTGGGCGGGCCGTTCCTGGTCGGCGAGCGCGTCCCGGTCGAGGTGACCATCACCAACACCGGTGACGCCGACGCCACCACCGTGAAGGCGGGCGAGTACACCCTCTCGGGCTCGTACTTCTCCATCGACTCCGCGGAGTGGGGCGACCTGCACACCTGGCAGGGCAAGGGCATCACCGTGCCCGCCGGCGAGAGCGTGACGGTCACCGTCCACGGCGAGGCTCAGCGGTGGACCGGCGCCGTCCCGGTGGCCCGGTTCCACCTCCAGCTCGTCAACGGCTGGGCCGACAGCTTCGACCTGACGATCCCGCTCGTCGACCCGGCCTCCGCCACGGACGACGCGGCCGGTCTGGTCTACGGCGACCGGAACGCCAACGGCGCGCCCGACGCCGGTGAGGGCATCGCGGGCGTCAACGTGAACGTCTACGCGTCGGGTGGCGAAGTCCTCCGGACGAGGACCGACGCCGAGGGCCGGTTCCGCTTCGCCGGCCTGCCGGTGTCGACCTACACGCTGTCGATCTACGAGGCGCCGGACGGCTGGGTCGTCGAGGGCGGCAACACCGAGCTGACCGTGGACGGTTCCGGTTCCGCCGCGAACCTGGTGCTGCGGGCCGTGCGGCCGTTGAGCGACCGGCTGACGGCGGCCATGCGCTTCACGCAGGACACGTACCGGGTCGGCGACCAGGCCGAGGTCGAGGTGACGCTGACCAACCGCGGCACCGAGGACGTCACCGGCATCAAGGCGGGCTGCGACCGCAGCGGCGGCGAGGGCCCGGAGCTGCGTGACGTCGACCTGGGCGACATGGCGTGGAACGCGAGCGGCGTGACGGTGCCGGCGGGTGAGACCCGGACGTTCACCTTCACCGGCAGCATCTCGGAGGAGACCGCCGAGCACGGCGCCGTGAGCTGGCCGTGCGACTTCGGCCCCGGCGACGGCGGCCCGTGGGGCTACCCGTCGGCCAACGCGTGGGCGAGGGTGGTCGGCGCCGGTCCCGGCGACTCGGCGATGCACTTCTTCCACGACCGCAACGACGACTACACCAGCCAGCCCGGCGAGCAGGTCGGGGACCTGGTGGTCGGCCTGGCGGACGCCATCAGCGGCAAGCTGGTGGCCAAGGCCCGCACCGACGCCGACGGCCGGCTGAAGTTCGTGGACATCCCCGCCGGTCCGTACGAGGTCCGCGTGTACGGCGCCTGGAAGCACTACTCCAACTGGCCGTTCGTCATCTACGTCGGCACGTGCCGCCACTGCCAGTCGGAGCTGGCGGTCCGGGTGGTCCCGTCCGACGTCGTGACGCCGGAGGAGGTCGCGCCGGGCGAGCCGGGGACCGGCGGCGGCGTCCCGACGACGACCACCGCACCGGCCGCCGCCGGCGCTGCCGGCGGCGGCGGCCTGGCGGACACGGGCGCGAGCGTGCTCGGCCTGGCCGGACTGGGCGCACTGGCCCTCCTGGGCGGACTGGGCGCCGTCCTCTGGAGCCGCAGGCGCACGGCAGGCTAG
- a CDS encoding cysteine desulfurase-like protein, with protein MAFDVARVRGLFPALGDGWVHLDAPAGMQVPEQVATAVSTALRAPVSGPGGIFPASQRAEAIVDAARRAVADLVGADPAGVVLGPSSAVLLQRLADALSEGWFLGDEVVVSRLDHPGNIAPWQRAAQRTGSVVRWAEVDIETCELPAWQYDDLVTPKCKLVAVTAASGSVGTRPDLRKIAEAARRTDALVVVDASSAAPFVPLDITAMDADVVAVSANNWGGPPVGALVFRDPSMLDLLPSVAVEPGARGPERLELGPHAYPLLAGLVASVEYLAGLDDAAVGPRRERVLTSLGSVKAYQAGLLANLINELRSLRHVMVIGDAMRRVPALAFTVAGVKATDGVEHLSERGVCAFADSGQHGVFSVLGVGEVGGAIRVGLAHYTNAVEVDELVRAVAELG; from the coding sequence ATGGCGTTCGACGTCGCCCGGGTCCGTGGGCTGTTCCCCGCGCTCGGCGACGGCTGGGTTCACCTGGACGCTCCCGCGGGGATGCAAGTACCCGAACAGGTGGCCACGGCCGTCTCCACCGCGCTGCGCGCACCCGTCTCCGGGCCGGGTGGCATCTTCCCGGCTTCGCAACGCGCCGAGGCCATCGTCGACGCGGCCAGGCGGGCGGTGGCCGACCTCGTCGGCGCCGACCCGGCGGGCGTCGTGCTCGGCCCGAGCTCCGCGGTGCTGCTGCAACGGCTGGCCGACGCGCTGTCGGAGGGCTGGTTCCTCGGCGACGAGGTCGTGGTGTCGCGGCTGGACCACCCCGGCAACATCGCGCCGTGGCAGCGGGCCGCGCAGCGCACCGGCAGCGTGGTGCGGTGGGCCGAGGTCGACATCGAGACGTGCGAGCTGCCCGCCTGGCAGTACGACGACCTGGTCACGCCCAAGTGCAAGCTGGTCGCGGTGACGGCCGCGTCCGGCTCCGTGGGTACCCGCCCGGACCTGCGCAAGATCGCCGAGGCCGCCCGCCGCACGGACGCGCTGGTCGTGGTGGACGCCTCCTCGGCCGCGCCGTTCGTGCCGCTCGACATCACGGCCATGGACGCCGACGTGGTGGCCGTGTCGGCGAACAACTGGGGTGGCCCCCCGGTCGGCGCGCTGGTGTTCCGCGACCCGTCGATGCTCGACCTGCTGCCCTCGGTGGCCGTGGAGCCCGGCGCGCGGGGTCCCGAACGCCTGGAACTGGGCCCGCACGCCTACCCGTTGCTGGCCGGTCTGGTGGCATCGGTGGAGTACCTGGCCGGTCTGGACGACGCCGCCGTGGGTCCGCGACGCGAGCGCGTGCTCACGTCGCTGGGTTCGGTGAAGGCCTACCAGGCCGGACTTCTGGCTAATCTCATCAACGAACTGCGATCGCTCCGTCACGTCATGGTGATCGGCGACGCCATGCGCCGGGTGCCGGCGCTGGCGTTCACGGTGGCCGGCGTGAAGGCGACCGACGGCGTCGAGCACCTGTCCGAGCGCGGCGTCTGCGCGTTCGCCGACTCGGGGCAGCACGGCGTGTTCTCGGTGCTGGGCGTGGGCGAGGTCGGCGGGGCGATCCGCGTCGGCCTGGCGCACTACACGAACGCGGTCGAAGTGGACGAGCTCGTGCGGGCGGTCGCCGAGCTGGGGTGA
- a CDS encoding NAD(P)H-quinone oxidoreductase: MRAITIREPGGPDVLAWTEVRDPEPGPGEVLLDVAATAVNRADLLQRQGHYPPPKGTSESPGLECSGTVAALGDGVTGWNVGDEVCALLAGGGYAERVVVPAAQLLPLPDGVDLVTAASLPEVACTVWSNVVMVAGLREGETFLVHGGAGGIGTHAIQVAKALGARVAVTAGSAERLRRCAELGADVLVNYREQDFVAEVGQADVVLDNMGAAYLDRNVDVLAPDGRLVVIGLQGGVKGPLNIGKLLSKRASVTGTGLRFRPVDGPNGKGRIVAEVREHLWPLVSSGRVKPVVHDVLPIERAGDAHRALEDGDVFGKLVLKV; the protein is encoded by the coding sequence ATGCGCGCGATCACCATTCGTGAACCCGGCGGACCGGACGTGCTGGCGTGGACGGAGGTTCGGGACCCCGAACCGGGGCCGGGCGAGGTGCTCCTGGACGTCGCCGCGACCGCCGTGAACCGGGCCGACCTGCTGCAACGCCAGGGCCACTACCCACCGCCGAAGGGCACGTCGGAGTCGCCCGGCCTGGAGTGCTCCGGGACCGTCGCGGCGCTCGGCGACGGCGTCACGGGGTGGAACGTCGGCGACGAGGTGTGCGCGCTGCTGGCCGGCGGTGGTTACGCGGAACGTGTCGTCGTCCCGGCCGCGCAACTCCTGCCGCTGCCCGACGGCGTCGACCTGGTGACGGCCGCCTCGCTGCCCGAGGTCGCGTGCACGGTGTGGTCGAACGTGGTCATGGTCGCCGGCCTGCGCGAGGGCGAGACGTTCCTCGTGCACGGCGGGGCCGGCGGCATCGGCACGCACGCCATCCAGGTCGCCAAGGCGCTCGGCGCCCGCGTCGCCGTGACCGCGGGCTCGGCGGAGCGGCTGCGGCGCTGCGCCGAGCTGGGCGCGGACGTGCTGGTGAACTACCGGGAGCAGGACTTCGTGGCCGAGGTCGGGCAGGCGGACGTCGTCCTGGACAACATGGGCGCGGCCTACCTCGACCGGAACGTCGACGTCCTCGCGCCGGACGGCCGGTTGGTGGTCATCGGCCTGCAGGGCGGCGTGAAGGGTCCGCTGAACATCGGCAAGCTGCTGTCCAAGCGGGCGAGCGTGACCGGCACCGGGCTGCGGTTCCGGCCGGTCGACGGCCCGAACGGCAAGGGCCGCATCGTGGCCGAGGTGCGCGAGCACCTGTGGCCCCTCGTCTCCTCCGGTCGGGTCAAGCCCGTCGTGCACGACGTGCTGCCGATCGAACGGGCCGGGGACGCCCACCGGGCGCTGGAGGACGGCGACGTCTTCGGGAAGCTCGTCCTGAAGGTGTGA